AAAGATTGTACGGAATGTGGAATAAGCCAAGGGCCGGCATCTAGCCAAACCCTTACAATCCATTGGGACATTCATGATTTCATGACAGATTCCGACCCTCGTGCGGAGGTCGATACTCTTCGCGAACGCCTCCGATCGAACGGGGAAGACGCTCGGTACGTCCAGTTCGAGGCCGATCGTCGACACCTCCTGAAGTTCTCCGACAACATCCGGCTCGTTCCCTCGGAGATCGGCGAACATCGCCATCTCAAACTCCTCCGCCACTGCACGCGGATGGCTACTCTCGCGCCGCCGCCCTCGATCGAAGAGTTCAAGGACAACGACGAGCTCGACCAGGCAGATATCACGACCGAAGAGGACGTCGAGGAACTCCTCGAGGAGAACGGTCTGCTCGGACTCACGCTTGAGTACCGCGCCGCCGCGGAGGCGATCGCCCGCTGGATCAACGACGAATACACCAACGAGCATACCAACCAGGACTACCGAACGGCTCTCCGATCGTTCGCTCGGTATCGGCTCAAACTGGACGAGCCTCCTGAAAGCGTCGACTGGATTCCAACCGGGACGAGTAACGACTTCGATCCCGTTCCGTCCGAGCGCGACCTCCTCACTCATGACGACGTCCAAGCGATGATCGAAAACGGTTCTCGAAATCCTCGTGACGAGGCACTGTTCGCAGTCCAGTTCGAGGCGGGTCTCCGCGGTGGCGAACTCTACGACCTTCGCGTCGGCGACGTCTTCGACGGCGAGCACTCGGTCGGCCTCCACGTCGACGGAAAGGAAGGTGAACGGACTGTCCACCTCATCACGTCGGTCCCATACCTGCAGCGATGGCTGACCGATCACCCGACTCCGGACGACGACCAGGCTTGGCTCTGGAGCAAGCTCTCTTCGGCCGACCGGCCCAGCTACGCCACGTTCCTGAACTACTTCAAGTATGCTGCGGAACGCGTCGACGTCACAAAGGACGTCACGCCGACCGCCTTCCGGAAGTCGAACACACGGTGGCTCATCCTGCAGAACTTCTCGACTGCTCGAATCGAAGACCGCCAGGGCCGCAAACGTGGATCCGAGCACACTGCTCGGTACATGGCCCGCTTCGGCGAAGAATCGAACGAGCGCGCGTACGCGCAACTCCACGGCCTCGAGGTCGAATCCGACGAACCCGAAGACGTTGCACCGGTCCCCTGTCCGCGGTGTGGCGAAGACACCCCCAGTGATCGAGACTTCTGTATCCACTGTCACCAGAGTCTCGACCACGAAGCGAACGAACTCGTCGACGAGGTCCGCGAAATCCTCGACGATCGATCGATCGAAGCCCCCGATCCCGAAGACCGACGGGAGTTCGTCTCCGCCCGACGAACGATCGAGGAAAAGCCCCACGTCATGGACAAAGAGGGACTTCAAGAGTTCGTCACCTCCTTATCCGAGGCGAAGTCCGAGTGAAGTACGAGCTCACAGATCCGCCTGACTTCATCGTCCTCCTGGTGCTTCTCGGCTATCCGCTCGAACAGATCCCGTTCTTCATCAGTCAGTTCGTCGGCGCAATCGTTGGAGTTCGGCGTAGTGGTTTGGCTCATTCGGGACTCACCTGTGACCGGATGTACTGCTGTTCGTCTCGCGGGCGGTTCGACAGCGGGATGCACGTTCGTAACGTGCCATCACTCTCGGCCAACAGGATCAGGCCTGTCACCTCGTGGAGCCGAGCAAACTCTGCTGGTGGCTTTATGCTCGGGTAGTCGATCGGGACGGCCTCGAGCCAGGCGACGCGCGGGTTCAGCTTCGGACGGTTGGACCGTTCGGCCCAGCGCTCGTAGGCGTGACTCGAGACACTGACCTCGGTGTATCGGGGCGACCCGGTGACTGTGCTCATGGCACGATCACTCCGTTGGCGATCGCGAACGCGGTACCGAGGACCAGCAGGCAGATCGCGACGAACGCGAGCCAGCTGATCACCGTCACCTGAGCGGACTCGTCCTCGGGACCGGCCACTGCCTCGGCTTCCTCGATCGAGGCGTCCGGACCGCGACGGTGCCGTTGGATAGTCTCCCAGTCGACAGTACGATCGGCTGGGCGCTTATGGATCATCAGCGACCACCCCTGGGGAGGTCCTTCACGTCACCGTAGCAGCCGATCGTGACCGTAATCGTCCGGGCCCGGCCGCGCGTGACACCGATCTCGTGGGCCACGTCGCCGAGCGTTTCGTTCTCT
The nucleotide sequence above comes from Halosolutus halophilus. Encoded proteins:
- a CDS encoding site-specific integrase, producing MTDSDPRAEVDTLRERLRSNGEDARYVQFEADRRHLLKFSDNIRLVPSEIGEHRHLKLLRHCTRMATLAPPPSIEEFKDNDELDQADITTEEDVEELLEENGLLGLTLEYRAAAEAIARWINDEYTNEHTNQDYRTALRSFARYRLKLDEPPESVDWIPTGTSNDFDPVPSERDLLTHDDVQAMIENGSRNPRDEALFAVQFEAGLRGGELYDLRVGDVFDGEHSVGLHVDGKEGERTVHLITSVPYLQRWLTDHPTPDDDQAWLWSKLSSADRPSYATFLNYFKYAAERVDVTKDVTPTAFRKSNTRWLILQNFSTARIEDRQGRKRGSEHTARYMARFGEESNERAYAQLHGLEVESDEPEDVAPVPCPRCGEDTPSDRDFCIHCHQSLDHEANELVDEVREILDDRSIEAPDPEDRREFVSARRTIEEKPHVMDKEGLQEFVTSLSEAKSE